A stretch of Episyrphus balteatus chromosome 2, idEpiBalt1.1, whole genome shotgun sequence DNA encodes these proteins:
- the LOC129911113 gene encoding probable isoaspartyl peptidase/L-asparaginase GA20639 yields MQPILIVQGGAGDITDSRVPGKLTGIKESLRVGIKILENGGSSLDAVEEAVRSMELDENFNTGYGACLNTDGVVEVEASIMDGKSLKSGCVTLLQDIMHPISVARKVMEKTNHTFIGGESAMNFARTQKFEVLPQGSLVTENAKIALEEFKERQRKGLDTFFSRTELDKKQESVGELGETVGAVAIDANGNIAVATSTGGMTGKIPGRIGDTPILGCGTYADNEIGGVSTTGHGETIMRFNLAQRILQRISYKEENAQKATEDVTMEMTKRLVGTGGAITIDKKGDVGVYFTSKRMAWGYIKGNQLVYGINQGETFTEDL; encoded by the coding sequence ATGCAACCAATCCTTATTGTTCAGGGCGGTGCCGGTGATATTACCGACAGCCGAGTGCCCGGAAAACTAACTGGTATCAAAGAGTCTCTTCGCGTTGGTATCAAAATCCTTGAAAATGGTGGCTCTTCATTGGATGCAGTTGAAGAAGCTGTTCGAAGTATGGAACTCGATGAAAACTTCAATACCGGTTACGGAGCTTGCCTCAATACCGATGGAGTGGTCGAAGTAGAAGCTAGTATTATGGATGGAAAAAGCCTAAAATCCGGCTGCGTAACTTTATTGCAAGATATTATGCATCCAATTTCTGTGGCACGCAAAGTTATGGAGAAAACAAATCACACTTTTATTGGTGGTGAGAGTGCCATGAATTTCGCTCGAACTCAAAAGTTTGAAGTCTTGCCACAGGGTTCTTTGGTAACTGAAAATGCAAAGATAGCATTGGAAGAATTCAAAGAACGCCAGAGAAAAGGTCTCGATACATTTTTCTCTCGAACTGAATTGGATAAAAAGCAAGAAAGTGTAGGCGAACTTGGTGAAACAGTTGGTGCAGTTGCTATCGATGCAAATGGAAATATCGCTGTAGCAACATCGACTGGGGGAATGACTGGTAAAATTCCTGGTAGAATTGGAGATACTCCTATTTTAGGTTGTGGAACTTATGCTGATAATGAGATTGGTGGTGTATCAACAACTGGTCATGGAGAAACTATTATGCGTTTCAATCTTGCTCAAAGAATCTTACAACGCATATCTTATAAAGAAGAAAATGCTCAGAAAGCAACGGAAGATGTCACTATGGAAATGACTAAAAGACTTGTTGGAACAGGAGGAGCTATTACAATTGATAAGAAAGGAGATGTTGGTGTTTATTTTACTTCAAAGAGAATGGCTTGGGGATATATTAAAGGAAACCAATTGGTGTATGGTATTAACCAGGGAGAGACCTTTACAGAAGATTTGTAG
- the LOC129911114 gene encoding probable isoaspartyl peptidase/L-asparaginase GA20639 has protein sequence MKPILLVHGGAGDISDDRVPGKLNGIKKSLRDGVQLLVNGGSSLDAVEEAVRSMELDDSFNCGYGSVLNINGIVEMDASIMEGKNLNAGCVTLLQNMAHPICVARKVMEKTNHNFIGGEGALKFAHSQNFEVLTQGALVTENAKIALEEFKERQNKGLDTLFSSTELNKKQKRDLGETVGAVAIDGNGNIAVATSTGGITGKLSGRIGDTPILGCGTYADNKIGGVSTTGHGETIMRFNLAQRILQNINHKHVSAQQATEDVCKEMTQRLIGTGGAITIDKEGNIGIYFTSKRMAWGYIKDNQLVYGINKGETFTENL, from the coding sequence atgAAACCAATTTTACTTGTTCACGGTGGTGCAGGCGATATATCAGACGATCGAGTGCCTGGAAAATTGAATGGCATCAAAAAGTCTCTTCGTGATGGAGTTCAACTCCTGGTAAATGGTGGTTCTTCATTGGATGCAGTTGAAGAAGCTGTTCGCAGTATGGAACTTGATGACAGTTTCAATTGTGGCTACGGATCAGTCCTCAATATCAATGGAATAGTCGAAATGGATGCTAGCATTATGGAAGGAAAAAATCTAAATGCTGGATGTGTAACTTTGCTGCAAAATATGGCTCATCCAATTTGCGTAGCACGCAAAGTGATGGAGAAAACCAATCACAATTTTATTGGAGGCGAGGGTGCTTTGAAATTCGCtcattctcaaaattttgaagtacTTACACAGGGTGCTTTAGTAACTGAAAATGCAAAGATAGCATTGGAAGAATTTAAAGAGCGCCAGAACAAAGGACTCGATACATTATTCTCTAGCACTGAATTGAATAAAAAGCAGAAAAGAGATTTGGGAGAGACTGTTGGTGCGGTTGCCATTGATGGAAATGGTAATATTGCAGTAGCAACGTCGACTGGTGGAATTACTGGAAAACTATCTGGACGTATTGGAGATACTCCAATTTTGGGTTGTGGCACTTATGCTGATAATAAAATTGGTGGTGTTTCAACAACTGGTCATGGAGAGACTATTATGCGTTTCAATCTTGCTCAACGAATTTTACAGAATATAAACCATAAGCATGTTTCTGCACAACAAGCAACAGAAGATGTCTGTAAGGAAATGACTCAGAGACTGATTGGTACTGGTGGAGCTATAACAATTGACAAGGAAGGAAATATTGGAATTTATTTTACATCCAAAAGAATGGCCTGGGGATATATAAAAGATAATCAATTGGTTTACGGAATCAATAAGGGAGAGACTTTTacagaaaatttgtaa
- the LOC129911115 gene encoding SREBP regulating gene protein produces the protein MWYAAILRFIRRRLVLGIIFLFSLTYCLVNLMGNGGPLSMEADEFEIRREKPMIWRTLQEESNRTNDLTATCRNSVQGKVLIVDDRGYVCQRSDLLWTGCCNVETDATKYYSCETCNDAHCCAIYEYCVSCCAHPLKRDILEKVLLKASGRQSAVFASVQDQFELCLVKCRTNSHSVQHENKYRDPKTKHCYGETEAHESQKEVSGIAVH, from the exons ATGTGGTATGCGGCTATATTGCGTTTCATCCGGCGACGACTCGTCTTGGGTATAATCTTCTTATTTTCCCTTACCTATTGTTTGGTCAATTTAATGGGAAAT ggtggCCCATTGTCAATGGAAGCAGATGAATTTGAAATTCGACGCGAAAAGCCAATGATCTGGCGAACTTTACAAGAAGAATCCAATAGAACCAATGACCTAACAGCAACCTGCCGCAATTCAGTCCAAGGAAAAGTTCTCATTGTCGATGATAGGGGATATGTCTGTCAACGTTCCGATCTCCTGTGGACAGGATGTTGCAACGTTGAAACAGACGCAACCAAATACTACAGCTGTGAGACCTGCAACGATGCACATTGCTGTGCTATTTATGAATATTGTGTGTCATGTTGTGCGCATCCTTTGAAACGTGACATTCTTGAAAAGGTTTTGCTAAAAGCCTCTGGGAGACAATCGGCGGTTTTTGCTTCCGTACAGGATCAATTCGAATTGTGTCTTGTCAAGTGTCGAACGAATTCGCATTCAGTTCAACACGAGAACAAGTATCGTgatccaaaaacaaaacattgctACGGCGAGACTGAAGCGCACGAATCTCAGAAAGAAGTCTCGGGTATTGCAGTGCATTAG